From Amaranthus tricolor cultivar Red isolate AtriRed21 chromosome 4, ASM2621246v1, whole genome shotgun sequence:
TAGGGATAAGAGAGCCTTTGTATTAGTATTTAGTATGTGAACTACATTAAAGGAGTGTACTTTAAGCTCTAGTGAGAGAGTTTTTAGATTATGAGTGGTATTTCACTAATATATTTTCAAATCTTCAATGAAATAGGATCCCGTTTAAGGGGGTGGTGTCTAAgataacatttttattattgtgtgtgctttgttcattctaagctttgattttttttttgtcattaagTGTATGCTCTATTTATCTCCCTTCTTCTACATCTTTTCTTGCTATTGGAGGGTCCAAGAACCTTTCCTTTCAACTCAAaagtcatattttttttaagaaccTAATTAACCTCAAAATCCAAACTCATTAAACCCCCTTAAAACACCCACCCAGTTGGAAACTCTCTTTCTACATCCTTCCAGCACCACAAGTATGGTTCTTCCTACGTCCTTACTCCTTGGGGGGTACTTCAATCTCCCTCTATCAGCAAAATCAATAAGAAACGACAGTATTCTGTGTTGTCTTCTCTTGTCTGGAGATTCATTATTGTGCATACATATTCAGTTATACAAGGTTATATCGGATTAAAGTCATGTAAAAGCATAGCAATTCACTTAAAGGAGGAAATAGGGGAAAGGCATAGATATTATAAATTGTCATTTTATCATTGCTAAATGGTAATATTAGCATATGTCAAGGTTGCAATACAATAATAAGTCTTCATAGGCACAAATAGTTCAGTCTCTTACTTAAGATCTACTAGAAATTGCTCATTGTGCTTCAATCACAAGAGATGAATCAACATCAGCATTTGAGGAAACATAATattaatcttgtatatattctGATATGGTGGAAGGGGTATGGCTACAGGAGATTATCACTAAAGTAGTGTTGAAACCAAGGGAGAGGAAGCTTTGCATTAAGGCATACATAACTGTTATTCAGCTATTCCAACAATACCCCAAATGCAACATGAAGCCACAGAAGTATGAAATAACTGACTTTGAAACCATAACTAATAACAAACAATTTTACAACCTATTCACCTTTCAATTTTCAGATCCCCTACCAACTAAGACGTTCTAAAAGAGAATTTACAATCATGCACAAGGGGCATACTAGACTATTTATCAACGGAGCTCAGCACTTACGAAGAGGctataatttgaatttttattacCTCAACACCACTCATGCGCTTCCAACTGGGAGGGGCTTGGAGAGGTCGGATGAGCGCAGCCTTACTCTTGTAGTAACGAATATTCTATTTCCAAATGACCCTTAATTGCGGACAATgtatgcaacttcacataaatatgaAATGCACATGTTTTGATcaattgttttattataatcCAACATAATGTGAaaccaaaaaactataaatctttggcttCACTAAGGATGGACATAATGCAGAGGTGCTTAATGGATTTAAGTATTGCTTGGTTTTCATTTTTAGGGAttacattccattaccccaatccCATCAAGTGGCTCCCACGTAGGCTTCCAATGCAATTTTCCAAGCGCTACATTCTATTAAATTTAAGTGCATGTCACTTACATCTTTAAGAGTCCTCTCAAGGATGGAAATGTCTGCTGAAGTTGTGTTAAATTAGCCAAACTCTGCACAAGAGTAACTGGAGCAATAAAGAAAACCAGGAAGGCTGCAGTAGCGAGAAGAGTTCCGGTCCTTCGCAACCAGAATAGTCTATAAGGAATAGTTAAATTTCGCCAATATACATCCCGAGGCTCTGGAGCCTGATGAGTGACCCACATCATTGGGTTTGATGATTGAAGAGCCTTTGCAGCACAAGCAGCCGCATAGCGAGTCCTAAAGAACACAAAAGCTGCTGGACACTCCTGGAATAGAAAGCAACACAAACTGTCATAAGAAGCATTAGTTACTTTAAAAGTACCACCTGACTTTTAAATGAAGAACATAAACTTGACATATTTAGTTGATCTAATATTTGCattacaaaattaatttaatacttTGCACAGAGAAACAGCTAATGGCTAACACAACCAACCAATTAAACAATGCTAATTTTAAGTGTGTGTGACGGACATAAGAgccatgataaaaaaaatgatcaaCAAGTGGAAATTGTGTATGGAAAAAAAAAGGTGTAACCAGTACCACATGATTAGCTAATCCCCTCGTAAATCACAgattaaaaaatacaaattatggTATACAATTTTGAGCGAATTACGAATTCAAAAGGCATTCAGGTGGCAAATTATGTCGAATTGGGTGTAACGAATTAATGTACAAATTAACTTCAAACCTTATCCCACTAAAACATACATGAGGCAGTGCTGAAAACAAGTGCCAACAATATTACATTGCCCTGATGCCACTAAAGTGGCTTCTGCCAGGCAAGATGGAGGATCGGAAGTATGTGATCTTACTTAATAGTAACAACAAAGAAGGGTTTTCCGATCGACCCTTATTGCATATATCTACAAAATCGCAAAAAGAAAGAACCCCAATTAATTTTATGAGCAGTTTCACTTTTATCTGTAATGATTCAAAGCAAAAGAACTTTAAAAATTGACTCCATCCCAATGAGACAAATATTACAATTATGGGTTTGTAAAGTATATTGTATAATGCATACAGAAGCTTCTTGAATTACCCAGTGGGCACTTagttcattttgattttcatttatttacgCTGTAGTTCGAAACATATTCAATGAAAAGTGAGCAGGAAAAAGACAGAAAGCAACAGAATCACTTCAGACACTATCATTTCTAACCTTATCACTATCACCCAAGTCATGAAAATCCATTTTCCCTTTTTCAATAACTTCTGGTTCATTAACAAGAATATTGAATGCATTTGATCGTCCACGTCCTGTACTTGGGAAACCACACGAATTACAGGATGGAAGGCTATCATGATAAAGAACATCGTACATCTCCCTGACACTTTTCTGCATCAGATATGTAAAACAACAAGAAACCGAAGTTAACTTGACAAGGAAGTTCAATAGTCAACCACAGGAGACAAAGTTCAAAGAGACAAAGTACCATTTTGAACtgaaataaatgattaaaaaaaaaatagaaccaACGGTATCATCTAAACATAGATATTCTTTCAACCAGCAGTTCCAAGGTCCACTGCCCATAATTCAGGACAATATGCTTTGTATactagtgcaaaaacaaggtcaCATCATCGGCCACGTTGTAAGGTAAACAAAATGATATTTCTCGCATTGTAATGGTGTAAAAAAATCACATTTTGGCCATTTCAAGGACTATCTCATGCTTTCAGGCAATATTTGCAGTTACGATGACCGTATCACTCTTGTTACCACGTCACCATTTTGTAACTGCGATTAAGACAGTTACAACATTTTTGCACTGTAGAAATTATCTATTGGTTATGTCTTATGTAAATTGTGAAGCCTACCAAACAAACTGAATTCAAAGTTCATTCCATCTACCACCAATGCTCTCCAAACTTGTGTCCTCATATAAAGGTGTCTATGGTCATCTAGCAACCTGTCCAAACAATGCTATCACGGTCACATGCACGTGCACCATAAATAAGGACACAAGATGTTAAGATCTCCAGTATACATCCCACTATGAAGAATAATCATAAAGGTGGAAATGATAACTAGTGCTGGGACAATATAGAAAGAATTATAAGACTTAAAACTTAtaagttgtaacttgtaacgCGACCAAGGGATTCACAACCGCAATCAAATTCAAGATCCCACAAATAAACTATGCAAATTGGGAAAATGAAATAATCTGTcatcaaacaataatcataGAAGTCAACACACTAAATCACAATCCACAAGGGGATATACATAACATACCATCAGCTTCTCAATTTTCCCGGAATGGTACACCATCTGGTGAGAAAGATAAGAAGATGGATAGTACTTTGTAAAGTATTTCTTCAATGAAGTACTATAAGACTCTTCTGCTGACCAAGGTATACCTCTAACAAGAACCACGAATTGACTTAACTCTTGAGCGGATCCTTTGATATAGGCAAGCCTTCTTTTAATGATACTTTTATTCTCCTGAGGTAGATACCAACAACTACTTGTAAGAGAATTTTTATTAGAAACCCATACAACAACTAAATAAACTTCCCGTCTTACCAAATATcctatcaatatatatataacctcataattaatttttccaCATAAATTTCCTATACATTTATTCATTAATAGGGATTTATGGTAGTTTCTTTTGCAAACTAAAGGATCAATGTCTTCATGTAGTGCATAAAACAGTTAAAAATGGCAAAGATTTTGCCCTTAAGAGAACATTTGATTGTTCCAATGTCGTTAAGAGGCTACCACATAAGCTTCCACCTTGGTAAGGTTTATTCCAATGAAATGCATGTAACCTTACACCttgtaataataaaaaaggTTGCTTTCGAATAACCTTTGATAGCAAATAGAAAAAACAGTGCAGAGTAGgaaatatatatacttacaaAGTAGAGAAGTATGCAGGCAGAAAACGAAATGATATACAATGCAAGACAATGAGCCCAAagcctgaaaaaaaaaaagaaattttatcaAAAGGCAAATATAAGGGTTTTCTTTGGGAACTGTACTTGACCTATATTATGCCTTCcccaacaaaataattaaatggaTAAAAGAAGTccataaaaataaacattgatgtTCAAACATCtagaaaattttataatcatgTGATTGAAGATATAGTTTGATATTATATTGTTCATCTCAAGAATGGTCAAACAAAGAGAAGCAATTATACTAGATAGGAAGATGCCACCATACCAAGAACCTTCTTTAACATTTTGAGTGGTAAATACTTCTAGTGACTCGGAAGGAATAAGCTTGTGCTCCATTTCTTGTCCATAATAATTTAAAGGAAGAACAATAGCCGTGCACACAATTGCAGCTATGGAGAAAATTCTAATGCTGCGAATACATAAAATTACAACATCAACATTGTAGAAGTCAACATTACAACAATATTACATTACTCAATTCCACTTAAGTTCAGTAATTGGGTTCAAATTTCAAATTGTAGAAGAATATGATACAGCCTCGTCTTCACCCATATTTTAATCATATAATAGACAAGCGTTTTATAAACAGGAACACATCAAAGAACAAAACTAAACAATAATGTTAGTCTTAAGATGAAGAGGGAGTATAAGTTTGTGGATAAGGTTAAAAGAAATAGAATGGGACCATTGCCAATATAAAGGGTGCAAAATTAGTGAgacaaataaaatgaaaaatggtaCAAAAATGAGAGGGACGGAGGGAGGGAGTATATAAACAAAGCCAAAAAGAGACATAAAACAAAATCTAGATGCTCTACTATCTACACTTCAAATCTTCATTTTACAAAAATCACAATTCTACTGATAAATTATCCAAGTTGGACACTTGGATCCAAACCAGTGAATAAGTACAAGCAAGAAGCTTGAATCACATAAATAGAATCAAACACTAAGACATGCACATAATATATGTAACTCATAAACTCTCCATTTAACCTCAAGTACTCGTGTCGAATCCTGAACACTTCAACATTGGTAATTCTCTTCGACACTTTATGCTGAACTAATATTATGTACTTTTTgtcaaaataaataagtaggaCACTTGAACACATACCTAAGCCAGACATAAATACAATAGCTTAAGTAAATAGTGCACAATACATTATCAAAACTCAATTCCAAGTAACATAGTGCGCAAAAAAGATCAAAATACTTATCTTAGACACAAACCATTTGCTATTGCTCCTCGGGGGAATGCCACAAGGATAAAGAAATGTTCGTGATTGGGTATTTAAGCTGGATATTGTTGGTGGCCTCATGTCCTTTTGTGGGATAATTATAGGTTAATGTAAGAATAAGAACAAAAATAGAAGTTTTAATAGGGTATTATAAGTATGGTCATGTCCAAAATAAGTCATGGGACAGAGAGAGTAGCAGTTAAGAAGTTCTAAATACTAACAACCacatttaaattgcaacttgaAGTTCTCACTTCATATATATCGTAAAACTCCTAGTTTGTAAGTCATACTAATTTACAAGTCAACCATCATTGGCATACTATGATAGATAGTTAATAGGTAAATACTTATCAATGGCACCAATCATGGTAGTTCATTAGAAGCTTTGCAAAGACTTGAACGTAAAACTTTTGCAAACAAAATACTAAGGATAAAACATCAATTAGATATCAATGGAAGAGGAGCATATAGCCAAACGTAATATACAAGTTTAAATCAAGATAATTCACCTGAATACAAGCAACCTCATAAAAACAACAGCATCCAGTCCGCCAATAGCCAATATAACATCTTCAGATGTCTCCCAGGCCTTTAAAATCCAACTAGGAGATGGCACAAATCTCTCGAACCAATTAGGATCATTACGCTTAGATGATCTAATTTCAGCCAATTTACGTCCAAAATATACATTTCTATTGCTTGGTTGTTTTCTCAATATAGAGTACAATGAAAAAAGCCCACAACAAATGCCTATATTGACCCCTGCTGAGGTTAAAAGAGCAGATATCTCCATTTAATCCACTAAATCAAAAAACGTTTATCATGTTTTAGCAGTATAAAATTGAATTAGAAACATCAGaataattcatattataatACAATTGTGAAGGATGCCAATAAATCAAAATGTTTGCAGTAGCtgcaaaaaagataaaagtttGCATTAggaatcagaaaaaaaaattacaaaatagaTTATTAAAAGaagcattataaaaaaaattacgcaTTATGAATAAGTGTGAACGACACGGGATAAAATGATTTCTCTAATAGACCGGTCAAGATTGACATGTATACTATGGCCTAGGGGCACCCAAGAAACTCAATACTCGGCTCTCAATGAGATTCAAATCCCACATTTCAGTTTTGGAAGTGAAATGTATAATTGTCACAACACCATAATCCAATTTCCGTTTCAGGCAAGGCAGTACCAATTGTAAAAATTTCGACTAGAAGCACTACATCCTAGGCAAGGATGACAAACACACTTATCTATAGAAAACACACAACCTCCTTGTAAAGGATCTTGAGTAagaaaagccacaaaaaaaattatggatAAGGTATGCATATTAATAGATGTAAAACCCAAAATAAATAGGCACTGCAGGACCTAATAACTAAATTAAACGATGATCAAAATCTCGAAAGCTTGTCAATTCCTTCTAGTCACAATTTATGTTATTCGAACTCTTTATTTCACCATAAGTACCCATGTCGAATCCTCAGGTACAACTATTCAACACTTTATTTTGAACAAATTCCATCAATTATATCCATAAAATACTTGTTTAGACTCTTGGACATGTGTCTAAGTCAAATACAAGTCGTGGAATTCAAGTATCACAGGtaacaaataataaacaacattcCTTTAATCCTATTTTATTAAGTCGCTCCCACCTAAACTGCGTAGATCGTGAGCTAACAAACATCTGTTTCTAAAAGAAATCTAGAATTAGGCCTATTCATCCTATCATAAGCTTATATTACAATGCAACACAACAGTGAGGCCCAACATCTAATGCTCATATTAACATGTTTATCAAGCAATGCTTACTACTTAACAAGTAACCTTTTTCAAAATGCTCATGTCAAGCAATCCCCGTGTCTTATAAAGAATGtaatacacttatttattttgttgaatcaaTCTGAATATGAAAGCACCCGAATTGAACAACCATAAATCCATAACCATAATTGAAAACTAAAATGTGAGCTAATTGttcataattttttcttttgcctttttgcctttcttataaataagaataatgtTTCTCAAGCTACTTTCTCCAATGACAGTTAAGAATATATAATTTCTCCACCGAATTCTGAAACAAGAACCACATAAgcaatcaactaaaaaatttaaaacacatAATATAGAATTCTGTTCAAAACTTCTAGCTGCCAACACGAGAGAATCTAAACTCGGGCCAGCCTAGGCCACGATCGGGTTCATTCGattaaacaataacatataagtTGTAGTTGTTGATGTCAAATGAGAGTGTCCAACCCACCAGTCCTTGTATCAGTATCTTGAATTCGCGCATCTCCGCCAATGAACAATAAGCATCAATCCCTCACATACATGTTTTTATACCGAAAAGTACATTAATTGTTAACTtttactactttttttttatttttattcataaaaaattagAGTTTCAATTGCATTAAACATACAACTTGAATTAAcaagaacaaattaaaatttcaaatgacATAACGCCTAATATAGCAATAATCAAACAAGATTACACACACAATTATGTATTAACATCAAATAGCTCAAATTAAATCCAGAAAAAAATTATTGCAAACAAACATGAAATTCATTAAAGCCTACCTTGTTTTACTCGAACCAATTACAACCGGATTTTCTCCTCATTCACCtccaaaataaaattcaatcaaatttaAAACCAGGAGGAAGAGAATAAATATATGAAAGTTGATTCGGGCGCCAAACTTTGCTTAAACTCCACATACACCAAGAAAAAGAATACGGAAACTCTAAATGCGAAGAAAAAACAGATTCAGAATTTTGAATTTAGGGAAATTCTGGTGAAATCAAAGGAAAACGAAGCAAATTAGGACTATGTttgaattataaataaatatattttgaatggttttttttttttttgtttttacttctaattaaattaatttcaaaaaattaagaatgGAGAATAGAGGAAGTAACGGCCAGCCACATGGCACGGTGTGATTGGGTGAATGTCTGACGTTTTGGACATCGGAGAGAATATCCGAGAAGTATGACGTGGCAAGTAGTTAAAGAATCCAGGTCAACAAAAGAGTGGTGGTGGTTCTTGACTAGTGTTAAACATGGAGGAGATTGTTTTGTCTTcttcatttcttttttaattaaaattaaattaaattaaatttgttgtgACTTCATACGTGGCAAAGGAATTATGGAATATGGATATTGTAAgcatcaaaataatttatattggaAAGTATATTAATTTTTGGCTCTCAAATTAACAAACAATCAtgtgaaaataaagaaataaaatattctaaagaaaatattttctttgttgttattattattttttttgagtgCTGTTGTTATAATTTAGTTTCACATCAATCTTATTTATCAAATATGAATTATTTAgtttcataatatatatatatggtcgcgttcaggtgcaaACCACGGTTCTATGCAAActgtgagaaccaaaaaatgtgttacctttttatagaaaacgtgctacttttgcataaaaactgtgttactttttttaaaaaaaaaatctggtactttttccaaaaaacagtaactgtcagaaaaaaatacaaatt
This genomic window contains:
- the LOC130809822 gene encoding CSC1-like protein RXW8 isoform X2, with protein sequence MEISALLTSAGVNIGICCGLFSLYSILRKQPSNRNVYFGRKLAEIRSSKRNDPNWFERFVPSPSWILKAWETSEDVILAIGGLDAVVFMRLLVFSIRIFSIAAIVCTAIVLPLNYYGQEMEHKLIPSESLEVFTTQNVKEGSWLWAHCLALYIISFSACILLYFENKSIIKRRLAYIKGSAQELSQFVVLVRGIPWSAEESYSTSLKKYFTKYYPSSYLSHQMVYHSGKIEKLMKSVREMYDVLYHDSLPSCNSCGFPSTGRGRSNAFNILVNEPEVIEKGKMDFHDLGDSDKECPAAFVFFRTRYAAACAAKALQSSNPMMWVTHQAPEPRDVYWRNLTIPYRLFWLRRTGTLLATAAFLVFFIAPVTLVQSLANLTQLQQTFPSLRGLLKIKYVKQLATGYLPSVILVLFFYTVPPLMILFSTIEGSISRSTRKRGACCKVLFFTIWNVFFVNIASGTMLNKLDVFSQPKNIPLQLAAGAVPAAVKFFMTYVLTSGWNSLACEVVQLWPLLCNIIYKFILRKDHGPFDGEYTFPYQTEVPRVLLFGLLGFNFAILAPLILPLLLVYFCLAYLVYRNQIVNVYITEYDSGGKYWPIVQNSTIFSLVLAQIMAIGVFVSKKSTVCLGFTIPLAICTLLFHEFCRRRFLPVFWNIAAEVLIDLDQQDVKSGRMEIIHQRLPTAYCQFEWIYGRSRMKTKYLSDDEDTQRHTKELKTESEFSQEKRTDDFVASIDKSWPMDHTVQVEPKTVFFLLI